The Montipora capricornis isolate CH-2021 chromosome 1, ASM3666992v2, whole genome shotgun sequence genome contains a region encoding:
- the LOC138045849 gene encoding fibrinogen alpha chain-like isoform X2 translates to MKGSNYYGSIKVKCVDISHEKGRKYTDSTHCHTGYKGKRCQPTRGLYSHLPAQSCKDILDSGDSFGDGKYWIDPKNTGNPLKVYCDMTTNGGGWLLISSLVMKSSTPPAELPVKTSYLGIASDEMVLSKTALKELFAHLPFRQIRFYCSKKLGRTFHVGTVTNSSGESVVRYFAGQTDVKPSSCGSFVRMENDNSMLATACQSWYGGKWGHPSVDEMRSYNHVAFVSSTYHWLLDPPSNRWECDDYSIGVSAGDFWKIYVR, encoded by the exons ATGAAAGGGTCCAACTACTATGGCTCAATTAAG GTGAAATGCGTCGATATTTCTCATGAAAAGGGAAGGAAGTATACGGATAGCACTCATTGCCATACTGGTTACAAAGGAAAGCGTTGCCAAC CGACACGAGGACTGTACTCTCATCTGCCTGCCCAATCCTGCAAGGACATCCTGGATTCTGGAGATTCATTTGGAGACGGAAAGTACTGGATCGACCCTAAGAACACTGGCAACCCATTGAAAGTGTACTGTGACATGACAACGAACGGAG GAGGATGGCTGCTTATCTCAAGCTTGGTAATGAAGAGCTCAACTCCACCCGCTGAGCTTCCAGTCAAGACTTCCTACCTCGGAATAGCAAGCGATGAGATGGTTCTTTCAAAGACCGCGTTGAAGGAGTTGTTCGCACACTTGCCTTTCAGACAAATAAGATTCTATTGCAGTAAAAAACTGGGGCGCACATTTCACGTGGGTACAGTTACTAACAGCTCCGGCGAATCTGTAGTCCGGTACTTTGCTGGCCAGACGGATGTGAAGCCTTCTTCGTGTGGATCGTTCGTGCGAATGGAAAATGACAACTCGATGTTAGCGACCGCCTGCCAATCGTGGTATGGGGGAAAATGGGGACATCCCTCCGTGGACGAAATGAGATCGTATAACCACGTTGCCTTTGTATCCAGCACATATCACTGGTTACTTGACCCGCCGAGCAACAGATGGGAATGTGATGACTACAGCATTGGAGTATCTGCCGgagatttttggaaaatatatgtTCGCTAG
- the LOC138045849 gene encoding uncharacterized protein isoform X1: protein MKGSNYYGSIKVKCVDISHEKGRKYTDSTHCHTGYKGKRCQHKATRGLYSHLPAQSCKDILDSGDSFGDGKYWIDPKNTGNPLKVYCDMTTNGGGWLLISSLVMKSSTPPAELPVKTSYLGIASDEMVLSKTALKELFAHLPFRQIRFYCSKKLGRTFHVGTVTNSSGESVVRYFAGQTDVKPSSCGSFVRMENDNSMLATACQSWYGGKWGHPSVDEMRSYNHVAFVSSTYHWLLDPPSNRWECDDYSIGVSAGDFWKIYVR, encoded by the exons ATGAAAGGGTCCAACTACTATGGCTCAATTAAG GTGAAATGCGTCGATATTTCTCATGAAAAGGGAAGGAAGTATACGGATAGCACTCATTGCCATACTGGTTACAAAGGAAAGCGTTGCCAAC ACAAAGCGACACGAGGACTGTACTCTCATCTGCCTGCCCAATCCTGCAAGGACATCCTGGATTCTGGAGATTCATTTGGAGACGGAAAGTACTGGATCGACCCTAAGAACACTGGCAACCCATTGAAAGTGTACTGTGACATGACAACGAACGGAG GAGGATGGCTGCTTATCTCAAGCTTGGTAATGAAGAGCTCAACTCCACCCGCTGAGCTTCCAGTCAAGACTTCCTACCTCGGAATAGCAAGCGATGAGATGGTTCTTTCAAAGACCGCGTTGAAGGAGTTGTTCGCACACTTGCCTTTCAGACAAATAAGATTCTATTGCAGTAAAAAACTGGGGCGCACATTTCACGTGGGTACAGTTACTAACAGCTCCGGCGAATCTGTAGTCCGGTACTTTGCTGGCCAGACGGATGTGAAGCCTTCTTCGTGTGGATCGTTCGTGCGAATGGAAAATGACAACTCGATGTTAGCGACCGCCTGCCAATCGTGGTATGGGGGAAAATGGGGACATCCCTCCGTGGACGAAATGAGATCGTATAACCACGTTGCCTTTGTATCCAGCACATATCACTGGTTACTTGACCCGCCGAGCAACAGATGGGAATGTGATGACTACAGCATTGGAGTATCTGCCGgagatttttggaaaatatatgtTCGCTAG